The Persephonella sp. KM09-Lau-8 nucleotide sequence CATCATTTGGATTTACAATGGACTCTTTTAAATATATAGGAAGTGAAATTGCTCCAATGTTTGATAAGTTTGGAGCCATTCCCTGAACAGCTGTATTCTGGTCATCAAATCTATGGCATCCACTACATCCATTTTGAATAGCTAACTGTTTTCCTTTTTTAGGGTCTCCTAATTTTTCTCCAGGGTATCCCCAGGATACATATTTGAGGTATTCTGGGTCTATCTTGTAATCTCCAAGTTTAATAAACTTCCAGCTTGAGAGAGATTTGTTTCCATCCCTTTCATATTGGTTTCCATCCCATATAGCAAATGCTATAGGAACAAGACCTGCTGCAAGATTTGAGTTTTCTGTCTTAATAGGTCTTTTGAATACTGCTGTCCACTGTTTTGTATCTTTGTTATATTTCATTTCAATTTCTGCTGGTTCTTTAATTTCTGTAAGAGAACCAAATCCTTCTGAAATAAATACTTTCTGGTAATCTCTACCTGTTACGGTTTTTTGTAAGTACACAGTTACAGGGTGATTTTCATCTCCCATTCCTATGTATGGAAGGGATATTCCTTTTCCAAATTTATTTGGGAATTCTATACTTACACCATCTGCAAACTGATTCGTTGTTAATGCTGGCTGGATAGATGGTGTTTCATCTTTCCATTGAACATAAACAGCAATATTGTTTTTGTTATAAGCAACTTTTACTGTAGCTTTTACAGCCTCTTTTTTAGGGATTAACTCATTGGCCTTTTTGTCATTTAATCTTACAGAGATTTGAGGATATAGGGTAATTTCCTTTCCCTGTATGGAATTCCAGAAGTTTGCAGATGGGTCTACAGGGATTGTTCCATTAACAGCTTTAGCATTTATTACTTCATTTTTCATAAAGTCTTCTTCAGAAGCTACAGCAATATTTGAAACTATCAGGGCTGATAATCCTAATGCTGCAAATTTTATGCTTTTTTTCATTACTTTCCTCCTTGCTCCATTTTTCAGGAAGGGGAAATTACTCCCCTTCTTTCTCCTCTTTTAATGCAGGTTGTGTTTGGAAGTAAACTTTTCCGTAAACTCCTTCTACCTTTTGAGTATTGGCACCCTGAACATATCTCTCATCTATCAGCTTGAAGTATTCTGTTCCTTTTAAGCCTTGTTCTGCAGCTACTTTCTGGTAGTAGTTTTCATCAAGTCTGAACATATCTGCGTGGTTATAAGCAATCAGAATATCCATTAGTTCAGACTCTTCTCCTCTTTCTCTTTTGGCCATTTCTTCTTTGAGGGTTTTTATAGCCTGATGAACTTCTGGTCCAAAGAGCTTTTCAAGATATTCAATAGGAATTCTTTGCTCTTCTACAGGTTTACCATCATCATCAAATTTTGGTGGAGCAATTACAGGTGGAACATAGTAAACGTTAGGCTGTGTTCCAAAGTCTGGTCTGAGAGGAAGAGCAACTTTGTACTTATGAACCAGTTTGTATACCTGTCCTTCTTCATCATCAAGAAATCCAACAAATCTTATTCTTCCTACACACTGGTGAGCACATGCAGGAGGAAGTCCTTTCTCAATTCTTGGGAAGCAGAATATACATTTTTCTGATTTGGAAAGTTTAGGGTTGAAGTAAATCTTCTTATAAGGGCATCCTGCAATACAGTATCTATATCCCTGACATCTATCAAGGTCAACAAGAACAATACCATCTTGCTCCCTTTTGAAAATTGCTTCTCTTGGGCAGGCAGCAAGACATCCAGGGTTAGAGCAGTGATTGCATATTCTTGGTATATAGAAGAAGTAAGAGTTTGGCCAGTCACCTATACCAACGTCTTCATCCCAGTTGGGACCCCATTTAGGGTCTTCATTTGGAGAAAGAACAAACTCATCTGCAGGAGTATTGAATATTTCATCATGGTTGTAATCCCATGGCACTCCATAATCAACCATATCTGGAATAATTCCGTCCTGTAAATTTCCATTTTCATCAAATCCACCACCAGCTTCCATCCAGTTTCTTGGATAACCTGCTCCCGGATGAGTTTCTACGTTGTTCCAGTACATATATTCTCTGCCATTTCTGTTAGTCCACTGGGTTTTACACGCAACTGTGCAGGTCTGGCAACCGATACATTTATTTAAATCCATTACCATTGCTAATTGTCTTTTAGCCATTATTAAACCTCCTTATTAAGCTTTCTCAATATCTACTGTTGTTTCATAAGCATGCTGGTTACCATCCCAGTTTCCACCGAATTTTAGGTGTCCCCAGCCATCAGAAAGCTCAAGTAAGTTCAGCGGAGATGCGTTAACAGCGTTATGTGATTTGTTTCCTTTAAAGTGGAATGGTTCCCATCCATGTTCAAGTATGATTGCATCTTTTGGACATGATGGGTAAACCTTAGCCATTGCATAGAATTCACCAAGGTCATTAAATACTCTTATTTCATCCCCATCTTTTATTCCTTTCTTCTTGGCTATTTCTGGATTAATCATTACATAAGGGACGCCTCTTTGTAATCTCTGGAGAAGTGAGGATTCTTTGTATGTTGAGTGGATAGACCATCTTGCGTGTGGAGTCATCATAACAAATGGAAATCTCTTAGGTCTAATTGGTTCTGTTGCTGTTGGTACATTTGCACCAAACTCAATCCATCTGTCATGGTCAACGTAGTATGTAAGTCTTCCTGAAAGGGTTTCAAATCTTTCAAATAGATAGAGGTTGTTTTCAAATGAGTTATAAGGTTTATCTGGATAAAGTGGTGATGTTTTTCCTGCTTTTTCGTTTAATTGTATAAATCCACCTCTTTTTCTGACAGTTTCAATGTCGTTAGGCTGGAACTGTTCAACATTCTCGAGAGCTAATTCAACCGCATCTTTGTCAGTTCTGAGATGTCCATTGATGGTGTATTCCTCAACTAATTTATCAAGATCTCTGTATCCTGTTTTTGAGTGGGTTGGATCTGGTATCTTGATATATTTTTCGTCTCCGGTCTCTTTGTATTTTTTCATCGCAAGTTCTTGTATTTTCTCAACAATCATTGTGCAGATTTCCCACTCAGATTTAGATTCTCCGACAGGTTTGAGATTTTGAGGTGGTTGTGCCATATTGGCATATCTATGGTATCCAGGGTTTGTTCTTATATCCCATACTTCATACATGGATTTTGCTGGAAGGATAATGTCTGCATATTGGGCAGTTGAGTTCATTCGCCAGTCTATATAGGCGAAGAATTTAGCTTTTTTGAGGAATGCTTCTCTATATGTTTCTCCTTTGTTTCTTCTAAATCTTGAATCAGCAAAAATCAGGAAGGTTTCTACTGTATCCCAGTACGGCTTTCCGTCTTTGTTGTGGAAGTTCTCTTTCCATTTCTCATCTGTTCCAAAGTTTGCAAGATCTTCTTTAACTTTTTTGAGATATTCTTCCTTAGATAGACCTGTAGCTCTTTTGATATCCTCTTCATCGTAAAGTTTTTCTACGTCTTTTAACATATTTCCAAGGATGTATTCCTGGACAAATCCAGAAGCGAACCTTTGTTTATACTTACCAGAAAATCCTGATAATTTGCCCATTCCAGAGATAGACCATTCATTTTCCGAGTTAAATCCACCGTAAGGTCCGAGTCTTCCAACGAGTCCCGGTATTGATGCTATAGCTCTTTGAGCCAGTAGTCCGTTGAAGTATTTTCCAATTGTGAATCCCATAGAAATCATTACCACTTTTGGAAGAGCTATATCTTTAGCAAGCTGTTCAACTATTGTTGGGTGAACCCCTGTAAGTTTCCATGTTTTCTTAGCATCAAACTTAGCTGCTTCCTGTTTTACCAGTTCAAATACTGTTGTAACTTTTACTTTTTTGCCATCTTTTAATGTTACTTCCCATGTTCCTTCTAAAGCAGGGTCTATATCCCATCCTACATCTTTAAGTCTGAGAGTTTTAACAGGAGCACCTTCTGTTCCTGGCATTAACGTAAGTTTGTTAGTTTTTGTGTTCCATGCAAAGAATGCTGCTTCTGGCTCCCACTCTTTGCCTTCTCCTTTTTCCTCGAATATTTCATAAAGATGATGATCAAACTCTGGAGATTTATCAGGGTCTATATCCGAAAGTCTGAGAAGTTTTTTGTTGTCAAGTCTTACAAGGAATGGTAAATCTGTAAAGTGTTTTACAAATTTTGGTTTGTAAAGTTTTTTCTGAATGATTTCATTAATTATTGACATTGCCAGAAAACCATCATATCCGGCTCTAACTGGAACCCATAAATCTGCATGGATACAGGTTGAGTTAAAATCTGGAGTAATTACTATATTTTTAGCTCCGTTATATCTACCTTCCCAGAGGAAGTGTGCATCTGGAATTCTTGTTTTATTTGGATCCTGTCCCCACCAGATATTTACATCAGTTGTATAGAAGAAATCATAAGAACATCCAATATTTCCTTCTCCGTAAACTAAGCTTACCCCAGGGAACATATCACCAACGTAGGAAGCTATGTAGTTTCTCACAGCTCCAAGTAGTGTCCCCAGCCTTTTTCCAGCTGCACCTCTTGCTTCTGTGAGCATACCAGCTCCAACATGGATGAACAGTCCTTCAGGACCTTTTGTAAGCATAGTTTCATATATATTCTTAGCAACTTCAGTTATTGCTTCATCCCATGAGATTCTTTTCCATTTTCCTTCTCCTCTTTTTCCTACTCTTTTGAGAGGATAAAGGATTCTGTCTTTTTCATAAGTCACATGGGAGTGTTGAATCCCTTTGTTACATCCCCTTGGGTTAAAGTCAGGGATTTTAGGATTAATAGGAGTGTAGTTTGCTACCTGGTTCTCCCTTGTGATAATTCCGTTGTTTACCCATACATCCCATGCACAGTTACCCTGACAGTTTACACAGTGGTAGGCTGTTCCGTGGTCTTCTTTGCTTCCATAGGTAAATGCAAATTCTTTTCTGTACATAGTTTCTGTATAGCTTGTGTTTGGATAGGAGCTTCTTGGGTCTTCTACAATTGTGGCTTTGTCTTTTGCGAATGCTGCATTTCCACCCAGCGCTATACCTGCACTTGAAGCTGTTAAGGCTTTAAGGAAATCTCTCCTTGAAAGTGCCATATATCTTACCTCCTTTTATTGTCTTGGTTTATAGACAACCACCGCCTCCACCAGCGGCTGGTGGTTCATATTCCCCTTCATCTTCTGGATAACCGGCTTCATCCCATGCAATCATTCCACCTTCAAGATTTCTGACAAATTTGAAAAACTTTTTGCATTTTTGAAATATTTCTGGATCGCCATCTTTAGAGACAATTATTGTTGGAAGATATGGATTTATTTGTGGGCGAGCCTCTTCTGGAGTTTTCTCTAAATCACAGTCAGGCATTGGGATAGCTCCTGGTATATGAACACCTGTATAGTAGTCTGTCTCTTCTGCTTCATCTTCCTCTTCTTCAGATACTTCATATTGCCTTACATCTATTATCTGGAGATTTAGTTTTGGGTTTGACATTTTATCAGCCAGTTCATCTACAGTCATAGGTAAGCTGTTTTCCAGCTCTACTTTTTTCTTTCCTAATGAGAGAAGAACCCCAGATAGAGCGATAATTATTACTATGTAAATAGCTCTTTCAATTTTAGGATTCATCATTCTCCTCCTTCTGAAGAAGCCTGAACTTGCTTAACTTGTTGTTCAAGTTTTGAGATATCCGTTTTTATTCCTATGATTCCTGCAATAAGAACTAAAATCCCTATCCAGAACAAAATTCTTTCTGTCATACTCATGATACTTACCTCTTTATTAGTCATAAACAGCATCTGATTCTTTTTTGGCCTGTATAAATTTGCTCCATCTTCCGAAATAAATCAGGTTTGCTGTTAGAACTCCCACTGCAAAGTAAGTCGCAGACATTGCCATTGAACCAACAGAAAGTGTTGGATAAGCTGAGAGGAAAGCACCTGTTGTGCAACCACCACCAATCATTGCACCAAGAGCAAGGAAGATACCTGCAAAGAATACAAGTATAAGTCTTACCCATGGAAATGGAGCAACACTTTTTGCAAATGCAGGAGGAACAGAACAGGATCAAATTTAAACGTTCCTGAAATTATAGCTGACAAGAAAGCTCCTGGAAGGACTCCAATTATTAGACCTGCATGCCACAAAATAGTTGGACTTACTTTAGGAACTATAGGAAGAGGATGTCCTATTAAATGAGATATCCATCCTACAAAGGCGAGAGCTCCTCCTGAAAATCCAAGATATTCACCCTGAGCTGTAGCCCAGGCTATTATAGAACCTGCCAATATACCTGATATAGCCCAGTGCCACTCACCTTTGATAATCTTAGCAGCCAGCGAATCACCTTGAGGTTGGTCATAACCTATTTTCTTGGCAGGATCAAGCCAGTCTGCAATTAGTGCAAATATTATGAATAATACTCCCCATGCAACAGCAAGAGGTCCATAAGGTAATCCAAGTGCTCCATATAAAGTGATTTTTTCTTTGGTTCCTAAAATTCCTACGTCAACAAGCCATGGTTGAATCATTGCGTAGATCAGTATTCCTAATATTAGACCAATAACACCAGCTATAGAAATGAATTTTCCTGCGCCTACTCTTGCTACACAAGTTCCTGGGCAAAACCCTGCCGAAGCCATCGCAATACCAAATAGGAAACCACCTACCACATGGGCAATTCCCATGTATGGCATTATTCTTGGAATTAGATTGGTTTGTTCGGCTATACCAAATATATCAGCAAGCCCATATATTATGGATGCTGTAGCAATACCCATAAATGCAAATTTCATTATTTTTAAGTCTCTAAGTAAAAGCATTCCTTCAACTCTTGAGTATCTGATAGCACCAACTTTGTGGAGAACGATTCCGAAGAGAGCTCCTGTTAAAAGTCCCATTAGCAGATGGCTCATATGCTCCATCGCAAAAACCTCCTTTTATGTAAAAAGGGGGACTATGTCCCCCAATTTAGAGTTATTTTCTTCTCATTTTTGTTTCAACTGGAAGATTTGGATCATTGCCCCATTCGTCCCAAGAACCTACGTAAACTTTAACATTTTTGAAACCAAGGATTTTCAGAGCTGCGAATACAAAAGAACCTCTTCCTAAACCAACGTGGCAATATGTGATAACTGTTTTGTCAGGAGTTAAACCTTGTTTTTCAAGTTTTTTGAGAACCTTTTTAAGCTTTTTAATAGGTTTAAACAGATGTTTGTTTGGTTTTCCTTTTGGGTTTCCTGCGTATTTTTTCCACTCAGAGAATACAGCTCCTGGAATATGTCCACCCCTTTTAACTTTTATATGTTTTCCTGGTTCTTCAAGGGCATCAAGAAGTTTTTTACCTGTGTATTCCTGGATTCTTCTTGCGTCAAGGATGAAGTAATGATTTGGGTCTTTAATCGCTTTGAGAACTTCTTCTTTTGTAGCTATGATTTCTTTTCTAATCTTAGGTGTGAATTTTTTAGGTTCTGGTTTTTTTCCTGGTCCAGTTTCAACTTCATAACCTTTTGCTTTCCATGTGGCAAAACCACCATCCATCATTTGAACATTGTCAAGACCATAAAGATAGAGGAAGAACCATACACCTGAAGCGTTTGGTCCTTTACCATCATCATAGGCAATAGCATGAGTATTGTTATCAATTCCAAGTTCTTCTCCAATGAATTTAGCTGCTCTTTCTGGACACATTGGAAGTCCACATTCTCTAATATCCTTAAGATAGTGAAGGTCGTGTGCAAATGCATTTACAGCGCCTGGGATATGTCCTTCTTTAAATCTTTTTGGGCTGTCTCCATCTACAAATCTAACGTTTGGTTTTCCTAAAAGGTTGTGGGCTCCATCTACATCAATTATGAATTTTTTGACGAATTCTTCGCCTGTAGGAACCTCTGCAAATGATGGTGCTGCAAAAGCAGCCATTCCTGCAATAGCAAGTATTGCTTTTCTTACTTTTCTCATCTAACTACCTCCTGAAAGGAAATTTCTAATTCACATATTCATATATTTCTTGATTCAAGTCAATAATATACTCAAAGTATATAGGGTTAACAACAGCTAACCATTGAAATTTCTTGCTTTTCTGGAAATTAATAAGGAAAACAGCTTGATTCCTAAGGCCTTAGAAAATAATACTTTTTAAGTCTGTATGATTTTTGATAGAGTGTTGTATTAAAAAAATAAATATAGGTATTTGTATGTTAAAACAAAGAAAAGTGGAGCAGAATATATGAAAAGAAAGTTTTATTTATCTTTCATTCCACCCTCAAAAGCAAATAGAGTAAAAATAAACCTTAGAGCTTACTCAAAAAGTGGAAAAAGATATATAGTTCCTAAAGATGTTTCTTTAAAAATAAATAAAGCAATATGGGAATTACAAAATCAGTATGATGGACCCCCTTTTTCAACTCCAGTTGAGGTAAACATACTATTTATTTTGCCTAATAACAGAAGAAGAGATTTAGATAATATTATGAAAACTCTTGGTGATTGTATGGTTTATGCAGGTATTATTGAGGATGATAATCTGATATATAAGCAGACCCTTGAAAAAATTGTGGTCAGAGGAGAAGAAGGCATTATTATAAAAATAAAGGAATATAAGGCAAAAGAAGGATATAAAAAAAGTTTAGAAAGTTTGAAAAAGTACAAAGAGAGGATGGATGGAGTTTAAGCTTACTGAAGAGACCTATGAACTTCTGTTTAAGATAATTTTTTCAATGGCAGCAGGTCTTCTTATAGGACTTGAAAGGGAACATAGAACAAAGACAGAAATATTTGCAGGGATAAGGACTTTTCCACTTATTTCTCTTTTAGGTATGTTGTCTGGGTTAATATTTGATAAATACTGGGATGGAATTCTTTATTTTACTTTTGGAGCTATCGCTTTACTGGCAATAATTAATTATTACATGGAATATCAAAAGGATATAGGCTCTACAACTGAAATAGCAACATTTATAGCTTTTATTATTGGATTACTGATTTATTATGAGCATTATTACATAGCCGCTTTTCTTTCTGTGGCAACTACTGGCTTACTTGCACTTAAAAGAACTCTTGAGGGATTTGCAAAAAATATTTCTGAAGAGGATCTATTCGCTATTATAAAGTTTGTTTTGGTAACTGTTGTTATTTATCCCCTTTTACCAGACAAAAGCTATGGTCCTTTTAGTGCAATTAATCCCAGAAATATATGGGAAATGGTAGTTCTTGTTTCTGTAATTGATTTTATTGCTTATATAATACTTCGCTGGAAGGGAACAAGGACTTTATGGATTACAGGTGTTATAGGAGGAATGATTTCTTCAACAGCTGTTTCTTACGAACTTGCAAAACTTTCCAAAAGATATTCTGCAGTTGTATATTCTGCATTTTTCGGTATAGTTCTGGCCTGGTTAATAATGAATTTCAGGGTTTTGATTCTTGCTGGCATTATTAATTTCAATATTTCTATGATTTTGGCTTTGCCACTTGTTTTGCTTTCTCTTATTTATATAGTGGTTCTTGGTTTTATATTTTTCCGTAAAAAAGAGGATATCCGAAAAAATTCCCAGCAGGAAATTCCATTTAGCAACCCATTTCAGATAAGTTCTGCTCTTCAGTTTGGTCTAATATACGGTGTTATTCTGTTTGCTACGAAAGCATTAAACTATTATCTGGGAACAAAAGGGGTTTTCATTGCCAGTTTTCTCTCTGGGGTTATTGATGTTGATGCTATAACTCTTTCTCTTTCAAATATGGCTAAGCAGGGAAGTATAGAAAATATAATTGCTGCAAAAAGTATAATGCTGGCAGTGGTCTCAAATAGTATTTTTAAATACCTTTACATATTCCTGTTTGGTAACAAAACTCTTGTTAAAGAAATGGCTTTGATTACTGTTATTACAATTGTTCTTGGGATGGTATATTTACTTATTTAATAAATCTTTAAACTGCTGTGCATTTTCAGGTGCATATCCATAATAGTCATTATTGAAATAAACAAAAAGTTTGTCAGGGGGATTGGTTTTTATATTCTTGACCCATTCTGTAAGCTCTTCTATTGAGTATTTATACTTATACCAGTTTGTTTTCCCGTGAAACCTTATATAAGAAATATCTGTATTTTTTACAAAAATTTCAGGCAGTTTAGGAGCACTTATACTACAAAAAACAATATTATTTTCTCCTAAGATTTTAAAAACTTCTTCATTCCACCATGACTTGTGTCTAAACTCAAATACATTTGTAAATTGGGGATTAACTATATCTAAAATTCTACTCAAATTTTCCTCTGAATATTTAAAACTGGGAGGCATCTGGAATAAAATAGCACCTAATTTTTCGCCTAATGCTTCTGATACAATAGAATAAAAATCTTCCATCTTTTGTTTGGTATCTTTTAACCTTTTTATATGGGTAATCTGCTTACTTACTTTTACGGAGAATAGGAAATTTTCTGGAGAGATTTTATACCATCTTTTTAGATTACTTTTTTTAGGGAAATTATAAAAAGTAGAGTTTATCTCAACTGTGTTAAATTTAGAAGCATAAAATTCAAACCATTGTGATGGTTTAAGTTCTGCAGGATAAAATTTTCCTTTCCAGCCCCAATAGAAAAAGCCTGAAGTGCCAATAAAACTATCCATATCCATATATCTTAATATAGGGTTGTCATAGTATGAATCAACTATTAATAATTATTACCAAATATAATTAACTAAATAAGGAGCAGGCCATGTTATTAGGGTTTTTAAAAAATTCCAAAAATAATAATGAACTTCAAATGAATGAAGAAAATCCCCTTAAAAACACAGATATCGAACATAATTATGAAAAAGATAAAAAGATAATAATCTTAGAAAATTTCCTGAAGAGTTTTAACAATGGTTTGATAATTTTAGATAAAAATAGTCAGATTCTTGAAATTAATCAGAAAGCTGAGGAAATACTTGAAAGTTTAGGTTTATCGGCTTCAATCATAGGAAATTTGGATAGTTATGTAGATGAAAACAATACAATTAGTGTGAATGGATTTATATACCAGATAGAAAAGCATAAATTCCCTGAAGGTTATTTTATTGTTTTCAAAGACATAACTTCCTTAAAATCCCTTGTGGATGATGTTGTGTGTGTACTGGCTGATAATGCAGCAATATCCGTTTACAACATGGGAAAGTCTAAACTGTTAAGTAATATTCTTAATGTATACACAGATAAAAAGTTTAAGGAGATTCTGGAGCAACTATTTTTAAAAAGTGAAGATCTGGATGAGCTTAATAGCTTTATAGCAACAGTAAAAGAAGAAGTAGAGAAGAGTCATAAGGTTCTGGATATCATACAGAATATATCAAATCAAACCAATTTATTGTCTCTCAATGCAGCAATTGAGGCTGCAAGAGCTGGAGAAGCAGGAAAAGGTTTTTCTATAGTTGCAGAAGAGATAAGGAGTCTTGCATCAAAAACTTCACATAATACAGATGAGATTCGTAAAATGATAGATCAGATTGTAAAGTCTGTAAATCAGACTTTAGAAATTTCTAATGCTACATCTTCTGGAATAAGGGATATAATCGGTAGTTTTAGACATGAGTTCGAAACTCTTTACAGCTCTATTCAGAATTTAAATCAATTTATCACTGCCACTTTTAATGAGCAATTACAGGCATGGAGTAATGTGATAAAAGCTCAAGAAATTCTACCAGATAAAAGATTTAATCTATTTTTATCACTTCTACAGAGAATAATAGATCATTCAGTCTATATGGGCAATCTTTCTGATGTTATATCAGAGGGAAAAGCATGGGAGCCTCCTGAATATACTGATTGTGCCTTTGGTAGATGGTTTTATTCTGTAGGAAAGGAAGAAATCAGAACTTTAGGTGGAGAAAATGTTAATCTTCTGGTAAAAATTGAAAATCCACACAAGAAATTTCATGCCTTAGGTAAAGAGGTTATTGATTATTACAGATCTGGAAATTTAGATAAAATGGCAGAAACTGCAATTAGCATGGTTCATCAATCTAATGAATTGATTCTTGCACTTAGGAAACTTGCTGACAATGTGAAAACCTGTAATGTTTAAATGAACAAGTCTACAGGTATATTTTCCAGACACTCTATAACAGGATTTTTGGCTTTTTTACATTTCCAGATAACAGGAATACCGGTCATTTCTTCTATGATATATGGATTATAAAGTTCATTTTTGTCTTCCGAAAAACCATTCATAACAATACCTATTATGTCTGCATTTATACTGTTTAAAACATCTATTGTTAAAGTGGTGTGGTTTATTGTCCCTAGAGAAGCTCTGGCAACTACTAGAACAGGCATTTTTGTTTCATAAACAAAATCCAGATATGTAAATATCTCTTCATCTCTGCGGGTTATTGGGACTTTGATACCTCCGGCACCTTCAACAATCAGATAGTCATATTTTGAGATTAATTTATCCAAATGGCTAAAGATATTTTCCAGATTTATTTGGACACCCTCAATTTCTTCTGCTACAAGGGGAGCAACAGGGGTTTTAAATCTATATAAAACAATTTCATCTACAGGCTGACCTGTTATTTGAGCAAGTGTTGAGGCATCTAAACAATCTGGTGAACATCCTGTTTCAACAGGTTTGAAATAACCTACTTTATAGCCTTTTTCTTTTAATAAATAAGCAAGGGCAGCAGACACAGTGGTTTTACCAACCCCTGTATCTGTTGCGGTTATAAAAATAGATTTCCCCATTAGAGTTTATCTATATTTTCTATTGTCTGGATATTAATTAGTTTTGCAGGTTTTACAATCCTTTTAATGAGTCCTGTAAGGACTTTTTTAGGACCTATTTCTATAAATGTATCTACTCCATTATTTGCCATAAACTCA carries:
- a CDS encoding YeeE/YedE thiosulfate transporter family protein; its protein translation is MEHMSHLLMGLLTGALFGIVLHKVGAIRYSRVEGMLLLRDLKIMKFAFMGIATASIIYGLADIFGIAEQTNLIPRIMPYMGIAHVVGGFLFGIAMASAGFCPGTCVARVGAGKFISIAGVIGLILGILIYAMIQPWLVDVGILGTKEKITLYGALGLPYGPLAVAWGVLFIIFALIADWLDPAKKIGYDQPQGDSLAAKIIKGEWHWAISGILAGSIIAWATAQGEYLGFSGGALAFVGWISHLIGHPLPIVPKVSPTILWHAGLIIGVLPGAFLSAIISGTFKFDPVLFLLHLQKVLLHFHG
- a CDS encoding rhodanese-like domain-containing protein, whose protein sequence is MRKVRKAILAIAGMAAFAAPSFAEVPTGEEFVKKFIIDVDGAHNLLGKPNVRFVDGDSPKRFKEGHIPGAVNAFAHDLHYLKDIRECGLPMCPERAAKFIGEELGIDNNTHAIAYDDGKGPNASGVWFFLYLYGLDNVQMMDGGFATWKAKGYEVETGPGKKPEPKKFTPKIRKEIIATKEEVLKAIKDPNHYFILDARRIQEYTGKKLLDALEEPGKHIKVKRGGHIPGAVFSEWKKYAGNPKGKPNKHLFKPIKKLKKVLKKLEKQGLTPDKTVITYCHVGLGRGSFVFAALKILGFKNVKVYVGSWDEWGNDPNLPVETKMRRK
- a CDS encoding DMSO reductase family iron-sulfur subunit, with protein sequence MAKRQLAMVMDLNKCIGCQTCTVACKTQWTNRNGREYMYWNNVETHPGAGYPRNWMEAGGGFDENGNLQDGIIPDMVDYGVPWDYNHDEIFNTPADEFVLSPNEDPKWGPNWDEDVGIGDWPNSYFFYIPRICNHCSNPGCLAACPREAIFKREQDGIVLVDLDRCQGYRYCIAGCPYKKIYFNPKLSKSEKCIFCFPRIEKGLPPACAHQCVGRIRFVGFLDDEEGQVYKLVHKYKVALPLRPDFGTQPNVYYVPPVIAPPKFDDDGKPVEEQRIPIEYLEKLFGPEVHQAIKTLKEEMAKRERGEESELMDILIAYNHADMFRLDENYYQKVAAEQGLKGTEYFKLIDERYVQGANTQKVEGVYGKVYFQTQPALKEEKEGE
- a CDS encoding ethylbenzene dehydrogenase-related protein, with translation MKKSIKFAALGLSALIVSNIAVASEEDFMKNEVINAKAVNGTIPVDPSANFWNSIQGKEITLYPQISVRLNDKKANELIPKKEAVKATVKVAYNKNNIAVYVQWKDETPSIQPALTTNQFADGVSIEFPNKFGKGISLPYIGMGDENHPVTVYLQKTVTGRDYQKVFISEGFGSLTEIKEPAEIEMKYNKDTKQWTAVFKRPIKTENSNLAAGLVPIAFAIWDGNQYERDGNKSLSSWKFIKLGDYKIDPEYLKYVSWGYPGEKLGDPKKGKQLAIQNGCSGCHRFDDQNTAVQGMAPNLSNIGAISLPIYLKESIVNPNDVIIRNLNPNRHYDKNQKPDKFKAYPNNNMYQWYITVDGKKQSKMPPFSHLSEQDLKDLIAYFATLKDWKNFK
- a CDS encoding RusA family crossover junction endodeoxyribonuclease, whose amino-acid sequence is MKRKFYLSFIPPSKANRVKINLRAYSKSGKRYIVPKDVSLKINKAIWELQNQYDGPPFSTPVEVNILFILPNNRRRDLDNIMKTLGDCMVYAGIIEDDNLIYKQTLEKIVVRGEEGIIIKIKEYKAKEGYKKSLESLKKYKERMDGV
- a CDS encoding molybdopterin-dependent oxidoreductase; amino-acid sequence: MALSRRDFLKALTASSAGIALGGNAAFAKDKATIVEDPRSSYPNTSYTETMYRKEFAFTYGSKEDHGTAYHCVNCQGNCAWDVWVNNGIITRENQVANYTPINPKIPDFNPRGCNKGIQHSHVTYEKDRILYPLKRVGKRGEGKWKRISWDEAITEVAKNIYETMLTKGPEGLFIHVGAGMLTEARGAAGKRLGTLLGAVRNYIASYVGDMFPGVSLVYGEGNIGCSYDFFYTTDVNIWWGQDPNKTRIPDAHFLWEGRYNGAKNIVITPDFNSTCIHADLWVPVRAGYDGFLAMSIINEIIQKKLYKPKFVKHFTDLPFLVRLDNKKLLRLSDIDPDKSPEFDHHLYEIFEEKGEGKEWEPEAAFFAWNTKTNKLTLMPGTEGAPVKTLRLKDVGWDIDPALEGTWEVTLKDGKKVKVTTVFELVKQEAAKFDAKKTWKLTGVHPTIVEQLAKDIALPKVVMISMGFTIGKYFNGLLAQRAIASIPGLVGRLGPYGGFNSENEWSISGMGKLSGFSGKYKQRFASGFVQEYILGNMLKDVEKLYDEEDIKRATGLSKEEYLKKVKEDLANFGTDEKWKENFHNKDGKPYWDTVETFLIFADSRFRRNKGETYREAFLKKAKFFAYIDWRMNSTAQYADIILPAKSMYEVWDIRTNPGYHRYANMAQPPQNLKPVGESKSEWEICTMIVEKIQELAMKKYKETGDEKYIKIPDPTHSKTGYRDLDKLVEEYTINGHLRTDKDAVELALENVEQFQPNDIETVRKRGGFIQLNEKAGKTSPLYPDKPYNSFENNLYLFERFETLSGRLTYYVDHDRWIEFGANVPTATEPIRPKRFPFVMMTPHARWSIHSTYKESSLLQRLQRGVPYVMINPEIAKKKGIKDGDEIRVFNDLGEFYAMAKVYPSCPKDAIILEHGWEPFHFKGNKSHNAVNASPLNLLELSDGWGHLKFGGNWDGNQHAYETTVDIEKA
- a CDS encoding rhodanese-like domain-containing protein, whose product is MNPKIERAIYIVIIIALSGVLLSLGKKKVELENSLPMTVDELADKMSNPKLNLQIIDVRQYEVSEEEEDEAEETDYYTGVHIPGAIPMPDCDLEKTPEEARPQINPYLPTIIVSKDGDPEIFQKCKKFFKFVRNLEGGMIAWDEAGYPEDEGEYEPPAAGGGGGCL